One genomic region from Stackebrandtia nassauensis DSM 44728 encodes:
- a CDS encoding penicillin-insensitive murein endopeptidase, producing the protein MKRRHLIGSLLAVAVAAALTWTLVPGSASAYPNAAFHMQNLGNRGADTLSVQHLLAQAGHQVEATGAFDAATESAVKKFQESKGLDADGIVGPKTWEALAPNLETGASGEAVKALQVQLNAKQRLSLEVNGTFDDALAGEVRKFQEHAKISATGAVNVETWRNLVWHFDYPDFEAGTLCDQDPDGNGKADWGTASAVGQLEAGAKTFAESGNGPLPVGDIGFEHGGDIPGHGSHEVGLDVDVWPIRGDSKQCEADRITWESAEYDRDATRQLVKDIRAAASGHVVFILFNDPKLIAEGLTSEYANHDNHLHIRYCEVGGGYAC; encoded by the coding sequence ATGAAACGTCGCCACCTGATCGGTTCGCTGCTGGCGGTCGCCGTGGCCGCCGCGTTGACGTGGACGCTGGTCCCCGGTTCCGCCTCCGCGTACCCCAACGCCGCGTTCCACATGCAGAACCTCGGCAACCGGGGCGCCGACACCCTGTCGGTCCAGCACCTGCTCGCCCAGGCCGGACACCAGGTCGAGGCCACCGGCGCCTTCGACGCGGCCACCGAATCGGCCGTCAAGAAGTTCCAGGAGTCCAAGGGCCTGGACGCCGACGGCATCGTCGGCCCCAAGACCTGGGAGGCATTGGCGCCCAACCTGGAGACCGGCGCCAGTGGCGAGGCCGTCAAGGCGCTTCAGGTGCAGCTCAACGCCAAACAGCGACTGTCCCTTGAGGTCAACGGGACCTTCGACGACGCGCTCGCCGGTGAGGTGAGGAAGTTCCAGGAGCACGCCAAGATCTCCGCCACCGGCGCGGTCAACGTCGAGACCTGGCGCAACCTGGTGTGGCACTTCGACTATCCCGACTTCGAGGCCGGGACCCTGTGCGACCAGGACCCGGACGGCAACGGCAAGGCCGACTGGGGCACCGCCTCGGCCGTCGGACAGCTGGAGGCGGGCGCCAAGACCTTCGCCGAATCCGGCAACGGCCCGCTTCCAGTGGGCGACATCGGTTTCGAGCACGGCGGTGACATCCCCGGACACGGCAGCCACGAGGTCGGCCTCGACGTCGACGTGTGGCCGATCCGCGGCGACTCCAAGCAGTGCGAGGCCGACCGCATCACCTGGGAGTCGGCCGAATACGACCGCGACGCCACCCGGCAGCTGGTCAAGGACATCCGCGCCGCCGCCTCCGGACACGTCGTCTTCATCCTCTTCAATGACCCGAAGCTGATCGCCGAGGGTCTGACCAGCGAATACGCCAACCACGACAACCACCTCCACATCCGCTACTGCGAGGTCGGCGGCGGCTACGCCTGCTGA
- a CDS encoding DUF2550 domain-containing protein, protein METISAIAAIPVLAGLALALLFVRRSFLTKGGAIAMAVRIYQRVPGRGWAPGFAKFNSGRLSWYRMFSYAVRPRLTLDRADLKVEQRREPVGAERQVFPSSVVILCCKAPDEQVEIAMTRSALNGFLSWLEAAPPGAASDFFDND, encoded by the coding sequence ATAGAGACGATTTCGGCCATCGCGGCGATCCCCGTGCTCGCCGGACTCGCCCTCGCCCTGCTGTTCGTGCGCCGCTCCTTCCTCACCAAGGGCGGCGCCATCGCGATGGCCGTGCGCATCTACCAGCGCGTCCCCGGACGCGGCTGGGCGCCCGGCTTCGCGAAGTTCAACTCCGGCCGGCTGTCGTGGTACCGGATGTTCAGCTACGCCGTCCGCCCCCGACTCACCCTGGACCGCGCCGACCTCAAGGTCGAGCAGCGCCGGGAACCAGTGGGGGCGGAGCGGCAGGTATTCCCGTCCAGTGTCGTCATCCTGTGTTGCAAAGCGCCGGACGAGCAAGTCGAGATCGCCATGACCCGCTCGGCGCTCAACGGATTCCTATCGTGGCTGGAGGCCGCCCCACCGGGGGCGGCCTCCGACTTCTTTGACAACGATTAG
- a CDS encoding F0F1 ATP synthase subunit epsilon, translated as MAKTLTVELVAVEEKVWTGQATMLIARTTEGELGVMPGHAPLLGQLADPGTVRIKTESGEEIAYQVNGGFLSVTGTGATVLAETCEPAQTTAS; from the coding sequence GTGGCTAAGACGCTGACCGTCGAACTGGTTGCCGTGGAAGAGAAGGTGTGGACCGGTCAAGCCACGATGCTGATCGCCCGTACCACCGAAGGCGAACTGGGTGTCATGCCCGGTCACGCCCCGCTGCTTGGCCAGCTCGCCGACCCCGGCACCGTCCGCATCAAGACCGAATCCGGTGAGGAGATCGCCTACCAGGTCAACGGCGGCTTCCTCTCGGTCACCGGAACCGGTGCCACCGTGCTGGCGGAAACCTGCGAGCCAGCACAAACCACGGCTTCCTGA
- a CDS encoding FacC-like extracellular signaling protein, with translation MPPSTPRSPKFSRRGLLAAGGGATVLAGLGASFGLGAASASADTAVPPSGKFDLTAPSNRLFWKKPLHNVTVMQCFSFDNAKGHLYTLQVTQGSSPAQGNLTMTQLDLTGKKLGRMYLKGFGHGISFGVQPTSSGPVMWTEAVIGPGDRATKVCRFRFRNTTTPITQDDVELFTPIEGMRSASCSLDLDHNTIAVRYIKDGLDSMHVSLYDFTKFAAGDFSAPLTDISLGQVHPPGITPQGYQHYGQHLYLFQGNAYYYDEGTAEEHCDVTHPDGELDGNAKVSRINFNDPSDHETHLTKAGFSLNFREPEGLGLLKLDGKPRLCMGFASGCAGSRLANVYYKDSDPT, from the coding sequence ATGCCCCCTTCGACGCCCCGGTCGCCGAAGTTCAGCCGACGGGGTCTGCTGGCCGCCGGCGGCGGCGCGACTGTCCTAGCTGGACTTGGTGCCAGCTTCGGTCTCGGTGCCGCTTCCGCCTCGGCCGACACGGCGGTGCCGCCGTCCGGCAAGTTCGACCTGACCGCCCCGTCCAACCGTCTGTTCTGGAAGAAGCCGCTGCACAACGTGACGGTGATGCAGTGCTTCAGCTTCGACAACGCCAAGGGGCACCTGTACACCCTGCAGGTGACGCAGGGCAGCTCGCCCGCGCAGGGGAATCTCACCATGACCCAGCTGGATCTGACCGGCAAGAAGCTGGGACGCATGTACCTCAAGGGTTTCGGACACGGGATCTCCTTCGGGGTGCAGCCGACGTCCAGCGGTCCGGTCATGTGGACCGAGGCCGTCATCGGTCCCGGCGACCGGGCCACGAAGGTGTGCCGGTTCAGGTTCCGCAACACCACCACACCGATCACACAGGACGACGTGGAGCTGTTCACGCCGATCGAGGGCATGCGCAGCGCCTCGTGTTCGCTCGACCTGGACCACAACACCATCGCGGTGCGGTACATCAAGGACGGCCTGGACTCGATGCACGTGTCCCTTTACGACTTCACGAAGTTCGCCGCCGGGGACTTCTCCGCTCCGCTGACGGACATCAGCCTGGGCCAGGTGCATCCGCCCGGGATCACCCCACAGGGCTATCAGCACTATGGACAGCACCTGTACCTGTTCCAGGGCAACGCCTACTACTACGACGAGGGCACCGCCGAGGAGCACTGCGACGTCACCCACCCCGACGGGGAGCTGGACGGCAACGCCAAGGTCAGCCGGATCAACTTCAACGACCCCTCCGACCACGAGACCCATCTGACCAAGGCCGGGTTCTCGCTGAACTTCCGGGAACCGGAGGGCCTGGGACTGCTCAAACTGGACGGCAAGCCGCGGCTGTGCATGGGTTTCGCCTCCGGTTGCGCGGGTTCCCGGCTGGCCAACGTCTACTACAAGGATTCGGACCCGACGTGA
- a CDS encoding carbohydrate ABC transporter permease, with the protein MALTPTIADSPETEPRPVRRRRGTVRLHVALIVICFVLCAPVVYALLIATQNNSEMANVQLWPGSSLADNFDVVWNKRNLGTFMLNSVLMAVIISGGKAVTGLLAGLAFVYFRFPGRWLVFFGVLVTLMMPTEISILALFGIVDDLGMSGNLSGLTIPFLASATAAFLFRQHFANLPANLSEAAQLDGANPMQFLFKVLIPVSWNVIGALTVIEFLYGWNMYLWPLLTVNDESDWVVQQGLASLQQAGEGLAYGPLMMGALIASIPPILVFLALQRPFMKGFAMSRDK; encoded by the coding sequence ATGGCACTGACCCCGACAATCGCCGACAGCCCCGAGACCGAACCGCGTCCGGTCCGCCGACGGCGCGGCACCGTCCGGCTGCACGTGGCACTGATCGTCATCTGCTTCGTGCTGTGCGCCCCGGTGGTGTACGCGCTGCTGATCGCCACCCAGAACAACTCCGAGATGGCCAACGTGCAGCTGTGGCCCGGATCGTCGCTGGCCGACAACTTCGATGTGGTGTGGAACAAGCGAAACCTGGGCACCTTCATGCTCAACTCGGTGCTCATGGCCGTCATCATCTCGGGGGGCAAGGCCGTCACGGGTCTGCTCGCCGGTCTGGCCTTCGTGTACTTCCGGTTCCCGGGCCGGTGGCTGGTGTTCTTCGGCGTCCTGGTCACGTTGATGATGCCCACCGAGATCTCGATCCTGGCGCTGTTCGGCATCGTCGACGACCTGGGCATGTCGGGCAACCTGTCCGGTCTGACGATCCCGTTCCTGGCCTCGGCCACCGCCGCCTTCCTGTTCCGGCAGCATTTCGCCAACCTGCCGGCGAACCTGTCGGAGGCGGCGCAACTGGACGGCGCCAACCCGATGCAGTTCCTGTTCAAGGTGCTGATCCCGGTGTCGTGGAACGTGATCGGCGCGCTGACCGTCATCGAGTTCCTGTACGGCTGGAACATGTACCTGTGGCCACTGTTGACGGTCAACGACGAGTCGGACTGGGTGGTGCAGCAGGGGCTGGCCTCGTTGCAGCAGGCCGGTGAGGGCCTGGCCTACGGCCCGCTCATGATGGGCGCGCTGATCGCCTCGATACCACCGATCCTGGTGTTCCTGGCGTTGCAGCGGCCGTTCATGAAGGGCTTCGCCATGTCCCGGGACAAATAG
- a CDS encoding ABC transporter permease, whose amino-acid sequence MTALVDGWVVAKRNLIKIKRVPDLLIFSTIQPIMFVLLFAYVFGSAIKVPGTNDPAAYREFLMAGIFTQTVAFGSSLTGMGLAEDMTKGIIDRFRSLPMSRAAVLIGRTTSDLLNNVLVVAVMVACGLLVGWRTHTNVLDVVAGFGLLFLFGYAMSWISATIGLSVKSVEVAQSAGFIWMFPLTFLSNAFVPTEGMPTVLRTIADWNPVSAIVLALRQLWGNPGVEPTGSGFPVERPGLYSLLTIVAILVIFVPLSIRAYRRAASR is encoded by the coding sequence ATGACCGCACTCGTAGACGGCTGGGTCGTCGCCAAGCGCAACCTCATCAAGATCAAGCGCGTCCCGGACCTGCTGATCTTCTCCACCATCCAGCCGATCATGTTCGTGCTGCTGTTCGCCTACGTGTTCGGCAGCGCCATCAAGGTGCCCGGCACCAACGACCCGGCCGCGTACCGGGAGTTCCTGATGGCGGGCATCTTCACCCAGACCGTCGCCTTCGGTTCCTCGCTGACCGGCATGGGGCTGGCCGAGGACATGACCAAGGGAATCATCGACCGGTTCCGGTCGCTGCCGATGTCGCGGGCCGCGGTCCTGATCGGACGTACCACCTCCGACCTGCTCAACAACGTGCTGGTCGTGGCGGTCATGGTCGCCTGCGGCCTTCTGGTCGGCTGGCGCACCCACACCAACGTCCTCGACGTGGTGGCCGGTTTCGGGCTGCTGTTCCTGTTCGGGTACGCGATGAGCTGGATCTCGGCCACGATCGGCCTGTCGGTCAAGAGCGTGGAGGTGGCGCAGTCGGCCGGGTTCATCTGGATGTTCCCGCTGACGTTCCTGTCCAACGCGTTCGTGCCCACCGAGGGGATGCCCACGGTGCTGCGGACCATCGCCGACTGGAACCCGGTCTCGGCGATCGTGCTGGCACTGCGGCAGCTGTGGGGCAACCCGGGGGTCGAGCCGACCGGTTCGGGCTTCCCGGTGGAACGTCCGGGGCTGTACTCGCTGCTGACGATCGTGGCGATCCTGGTGATCTTCGTGCCGCTGTCGATCCGCGCCTACCGCCGCGCCGCCAGCCGCTAG
- a CDS encoding carbohydrate ABC transporter permease codes for MALYPLMWPLFAVTTLAGALVGMAAWRAAGLRGRTGALIVAPAGALGPLLTMVPLQSCTFEPGRTTMDFAVGTLAFAGGAAVTIALVTWVGRALSQPGGLSNLDGGEEAGAWRGRPIIPWVLLLPSLVILAIFLYWPLLETFRLSTLLTKRGARREVFKCVDNYTALLGPSLEWWLVVPVAALVVVSIAWFTAARLDPQGVGDATARLRRLRGWLLGISVVAAGAAVFGPQYRMVYVTTMILAGGTVIVGLLVGLGIALLVSQPIKGRGVYRTLLIWPFAISPPIAGILFFVMFDPSTGIIGYLYELLTPWQMQNFAEDATMARIVIIVTSVWKTLGFTILFYIAGLQNVSTSMLEAAKLDGANAWQRLRHFIIPSLTPITFFLIVTNVTYAFFQIFGTIDNMTRGGPSGATRDALTDVIRQAEGNIGAGAAGSLVLFAMVLAVTAWQFRVTGRRVHYGA; via the coding sequence GTGGCGCTGTATCCCCTGATGTGGCCGCTGTTCGCGGTCACAACGCTGGCCGGTGCGCTCGTGGGCATGGCGGCCTGGCGGGCCGCCGGTCTGCGCGGGCGCACCGGGGCGTTGATCGTCGCCCCCGCCGGAGCGCTGGGCCCGCTGTTGACGATGGTGCCGTTGCAGTCGTGCACCTTCGAACCCGGACGCACCACGATGGACTTCGCGGTCGGCACCCTGGCCTTCGCCGGTGGTGCCGCCGTGACCATCGCCCTGGTGACCTGGGTGGGGCGGGCGCTCAGCCAGCCCGGCGGACTGTCCAACCTCGATGGTGGGGAGGAGGCCGGGGCGTGGCGCGGCAGACCGATCATCCCGTGGGTGCTGTTGTTGCCCAGCCTGGTGATCCTGGCGATCTTCCTGTACTGGCCGCTGCTGGAGACCTTCCGGCTGTCCACACTGCTCACCAAGCGCGGCGCCAGGCGCGAGGTCTTCAAATGCGTCGACAACTACACGGCGCTGCTGGGTCCCAGCCTGGAATGGTGGCTGGTGGTTCCGGTCGCCGCCCTGGTGGTCGTGTCCATCGCCTGGTTCACGGCGGCGCGGCTCGACCCGCAGGGCGTCGGTGACGCGACGGCGCGACTGCGGCGGCTGCGCGGCTGGCTGCTGGGCATCTCGGTCGTGGCCGCCGGTGCCGCCGTCTTCGGACCGCAGTACCGGATGGTCTACGTGACCACGATGATCCTCGCGGGCGGCACCGTCATCGTCGGACTGCTGGTGGGCCTTGGCATCGCGCTGCTGGTCTCGCAGCCCATCAAGGGCCGCGGCGTCTACCGGACGCTGCTGATCTGGCCGTTCGCGATCAGCCCGCCCATCGCGGGCATCCTGTTCTTCGTCATGTTCGACCCCTCCACCGGCATCATCGGCTACCTCTACGAGCTGCTGACGCCGTGGCAGATGCAGAACTTCGCCGAGGACGCCACCATGGCCCGGATCGTCATCATCGTGACCAGCGTCTGGAAGACCCTGGGCTTCACGATCCTGTTCTACATCGCCGGGCTTCAGAACGTCTCGACGTCCATGCTGGAGGCCGCCAAACTGGACGGCGCCAACGCCTGGCAACGGTTGCGGCACTTCATCATCCCCAGCCTCACCCCGATCACGTTCTTCCTGATCGTGACCAACGTGACCTACGCGTTCTTCCAGATCTTCGGAACCATCGACAACATGACCCGGGGCGGGCCCTCGGGTGCCACCCGCGACGCCCTCACCGACGTGATCCGCCAGGCCGAGGGCAACATCGGCGCCGGGGCCGCCGGTTCGCTGGTGCTGTTCGCGATGGTGCTGGCCGTGACCGCCTGGCAGTTCCGGGTCACCGGACGACGTGTCCACTACGGAGCCTGA
- a CDS encoding peptidoglycan-binding protein has product MRRSLIAVAGVVALAASLTGAWAFASGTDDGGGKAEGPTADQLREAVNGCDTQLSNGEYAEDADGSGSIPVCKSAGGAVHWKSDFDIDCDGQRTDECNENTDPSWQNETAFPQSDGQPLNSATLPHIVVPLPSDKWDYKGEGIEGGTVAAVTYEDKVVYAVVGDLGPKPIIGEGSYALAEALGIDPDPATGGVSGKVVDFILFPGVKATPIEDPAQSESLGSEAANKLVGGCAGYGFKAYPDLATGSKGSEVRAAQCLLADAGFPTGDKPSGSFDDKTVTATKEFQTKVGLEASGKVDKHTWTALLSMGETPELKEGSSGADVSRVQRALTAALGAEVSQDGQFGPKTKQAVTDYQTAAGVEANGVVNAETWKALQAGK; this is encoded by the coding sequence ATGAGACGATCACTGATCGCCGTGGCGGGCGTGGTGGCTCTCGCCGCGTCCCTGACCGGAGCCTGGGCCTTCGCCTCGGGCACCGACGACGGCGGCGGCAAGGCCGAAGGACCCACCGCCGACCAGCTGCGCGAGGCCGTCAACGGCTGCGACACCCAGCTGTCCAACGGTGAGTACGCCGAGGACGCCGACGGTTCCGGCAGCATCCCGGTGTGCAAGTCCGCCGGTGGCGCCGTCCACTGGAAGAGCGACTTCGACATCGACTGCGACGGCCAGCGCACCGACGAGTGCAACGAGAACACCGACCCGTCCTGGCAGAACGAGACCGCGTTCCCGCAGTCGGACGGTCAGCCGCTGAACTCGGCGACCCTGCCGCACATCGTCGTCCCGCTGCCCAGCGACAAGTGGGACTACAAGGGCGAGGGCATCGAGGGCGGCACCGTCGCCGCCGTCACCTACGAGGACAAGGTCGTCTACGCCGTCGTCGGCGACCTGGGACCCAAGCCGATCATCGGTGAGGGCTCCTACGCCCTGGCCGAGGCACTGGGCATCGACCCCGACCCGGCCACCGGCGGCGTCAGCGGCAAGGTCGTCGACTTCATCCTGTTCCCCGGCGTCAAGGCCACTCCGATCGAAGACCCGGCACAATCGGAGAGCCTCGGCAGCGAAGCGGCCAACAAACTCGTCGGCGGCTGCGCCGGTTACGGATTCAAGGCCTACCCGGATCTGGCCACCGGCTCCAAGGGCTCCGAAGTTCGCGCGGCCCAGTGCCTGCTGGCCGACGCCGGTTTCCCCACCGGTGACAAGCCCTCGGGCAGCTTCGACGACAAGACCGTCACGGCCACCAAGGAGTTCCAGACCAAGGTCGGTCTGGAGGCCAGCGGCAAGGTCGACAAACACACCTGGACCGCGCTGCTGTCGATGGGGGAGACCCCGGAACTGAAGGAGGGCTCCTCCGGTGCCGACGTGTCCCGGGTGCAGCGTGCCCTGACCGCCGCCCTGGGCGCCGAGGTGTCCCAGGACGGCCAGTTCGGTCCCAAGACCAAGCAGGCCGTCACCGACTACCAGACCGCCGCCGGTGTCGAGGCCAACGGTGTCGTCAACGCCGAGACCTGGAAGGCACTGCAGGCCGGTAAGTGA
- a CDS encoding extracellular solute-binding protein: MRRARALLAPALIAALLGGMTACAGEEKDPGEIDVWIGFVDHRLDWMKDRAKEFEDEHPGYKVNITPYKDYPTLWDKLTAAAEQGEPPTIAQNFEAATQESRDAVNSEGEPLFASVEKEIDGRKEILGEKVVLDDVIDATRNYYTLDGEFASMPWNTSTPVFYSNTDILKKAKIKEAPKTWEDLQAACDKIDKMKDGPKNCITWPNQAWFLEQPLAEQGGLLVNKDNGRSGRATKIDLTSDKFLAWAKVWADMSKKKQYSYSGKQEDWITPTKNFTGQEVAFMMTSSAEASVVAKQAKESDFGFEVTKMPLKKGAPYSGNFIGGATLWMTAGLEKKTSDGALAFMQYINNPENAADWHKITGYVPVTKSAEELLEKEKWFDDNPHHKVAIEQLAATDGSPAATGPIVGNFVAIRKEMQQAMEDIMNNGDDPAERFKEAEKACQKLLDDYNELSAG; encoded by the coding sequence ATGAGACGTGCACGTGCCCTCCTCGCCCCCGCGCTGATCGCCGCCCTTCTCGGTGGAATGACAGCCTGCGCCGGTGAAGAGAAGGACCCCGGTGAGATCGACGTATGGATCGGATTCGTCGACCACCGTCTGGACTGGATGAAGGACCGCGCCAAGGAGTTCGAGGACGAGCACCCCGGATACAAGGTCAACATAACCCCGTACAAGGACTACCCGACGCTGTGGGACAAACTGACCGCCGCGGCCGAGCAGGGTGAGCCGCCGACGATCGCGCAGAACTTCGAGGCCGCGACCCAGGAGTCGCGCGACGCCGTGAACAGCGAGGGGGAGCCGCTGTTCGCCTCGGTGGAGAAGGAGATCGACGGGCGCAAGGAGATCCTCGGTGAGAAGGTGGTGCTCGACGACGTCATCGACGCCACCCGCAACTACTACACTTTGGACGGCGAGTTCGCGTCGATGCCGTGGAACACCTCCACCCCGGTGTTCTACTCCAACACCGACATCCTGAAGAAGGCCAAGATCAAGGAGGCCCCCAAGACCTGGGAGGACCTCCAGGCCGCCTGCGACAAGATCGACAAGATGAAGGACGGCCCCAAGAACTGCATCACCTGGCCCAACCAGGCGTGGTTCCTGGAGCAGCCGCTGGCCGAGCAGGGCGGGCTGTTGGTCAACAAGGACAACGGCCGTTCCGGCCGGGCCACCAAGATCGACCTGACCAGTGACAAGTTCCTGGCCTGGGCGAAGGTGTGGGCCGACATGTCGAAGAAGAAGCAGTACTCGTACTCCGGCAAGCAGGAGGACTGGATCACCCCGACCAAGAACTTCACCGGTCAGGAGGTCGCGTTCATGATGACCTCCTCGGCGGAGGCCTCGGTGGTCGCCAAGCAGGCCAAGGAATCCGACTTCGGCTTCGAGGTCACCAAGATGCCGCTGAAGAAGGGAGCCCCTTACTCGGGCAACTTCATCGGCGGCGCGACACTGTGGATGACCGCGGGCCTGGAGAAGAAGACCTCCGACGGCGCGCTGGCCTTCATGCAGTACATCAACAACCCCGAGAACGCCGCCGACTGGCACAAGATCACCGGCTACGTCCCCGTGACCAAGAGCGCCGAGGAACTCCTGGAGAAGGAGAAGTGGTTCGACGACAACCCGCACCACAAGGTCGCCATCGAGCAGCTGGCCGCCACCGACGGCTCCCCGGCCGCCACCGGACCGATCGTCGGCAACTTCGTGGCCATCCGCAAGGAGATGCAACAGGCCATGGAGGACATCATGAACAACGGTGATGATCCGGCCGAACGGTTCAAGGAAGCCGAGAAGGCCTGCCAGAAGCTCCTGGACGACTACAACGAGCTCAGCGCGGGCTGA
- a CDS encoding histidine phosphatase family protein has translation MPQHRLLYLVRHGAYEHDPNGSVDDGRLTDLGRQQASLLADRLAEVPFDVVHHSTALRAVQTADVLAFRFSGIPRHADELLRECIPTIPDDDVLTSSQQDFFAQLPDEVRAEGPLQAKSAVDRYTTVTDTDTTELVVSHGNLINYFVASAMDAPAHGWLRPVDYHCGLTVIRYSSDSGPRVITYNDVGHLPPELRGIDYPDPLRV, from the coding sequence ATGCCCCAGCATCGCCTGCTGTACCTCGTGCGACACGGTGCCTACGAGCACGACCCCAACGGCTCGGTCGACGACGGCAGACTCACCGACCTGGGCCGCCAGCAGGCATCGCTGCTGGCCGACCGGCTCGCCGAGGTGCCCTTCGACGTGGTGCACCACTCCACGGCGCTGCGCGCCGTCCAGACCGCCGATGTCCTCGCCTTCCGGTTCTCCGGCATCCCCCGGCACGCCGACGAACTGTTGCGCGAGTGCATCCCCACCATCCCCGACGACGACGTCCTCACCAGCAGCCAGCAGGACTTCTTCGCGCAGCTGCCCGACGAGGTCCGCGCCGAAGGCCCGCTCCAGGCGAAATCCGCCGTCGACCGCTACACCACGGTGACCGACACCGACACCACGGAACTGGTCGTCAGCCACGGCAACCTGATCAACTACTTCGTGGCCAGCGCCATGGACGCACCCGCCCACGGCTGGCTGCGCCCCGTCGACTATCACTGTGGACTGACGGTGATCCGCTACAGCTCCGACTCCGGCCCCCGCGTCATCACCTACAACGACGTCGGCCACCTGCCTCCCGAGCTGCGCGGCATCGACTATCCCGACCCGCTGCGCGTGTAA
- a CDS encoding GNAT family N-acetyltransferase, with translation MSDDNRVSVRGLGPEDWRIKRELRLAALKADEQWFGGNYADSAARTEQQWRDWPDGAVFAAYLDEEPVGLVAGVRPEHLDGQAELISMWVGSAGRGHGLAGLLVDAVAAWAREQGCTDLYLEVMPHNESACRAYRRSGFAEVAAPVRNAGDIAMRYRL, from the coding sequence ATGAGCGATGACAACCGGGTGAGTGTGCGCGGGCTCGGCCCCGAGGACTGGCGGATCAAACGCGAGCTGCGGCTGGCGGCGCTGAAGGCCGACGAACAGTGGTTCGGCGGCAACTACGCCGACTCGGCCGCGCGCACCGAACAGCAGTGGCGGGACTGGCCCGACGGCGCCGTCTTCGCCGCCTATCTGGACGAGGAGCCGGTGGGCCTGGTGGCGGGCGTACGTCCCGAACACCTCGACGGCCAGGCCGAGCTGATCTCCATGTGGGTCGGCTCCGCTGGACGCGGCCACGGCCTGGCCGGGCTGCTCGTCGACGCGGTCGCCGCCTGGGCACGCGAACAGGGTTGCACCGACCTCTACCTGGAGGTCATGCCGCACAACGAAAGTGCCTGCCGAGCCTATCGGCGCTCCGGATTCGCCGAGGTCGCGGCTCCGGTGCGCAATGCCGGGGACATCGCCATGCGATACCGGCTGTGA
- a CDS encoding daunorubicin resistance protein DrrA family ABC transporter ATP-binding protein, whose amino-acid sequence MTDAIIARGLVKTYGSVKAVDDLDVVVPEGTVMGLLGPNGAGKTTTVRMLTTLIAPNEGEITIKGIDVVAKPNKVREIIGVSGQYAAVDENLTGYENLEMVGRLYHLGKAKARKRAHELLERFDLTEAANRPSKTYSGGMRRRLDLAGALVAAPPVLFLDEPTTGLDPRSRVGMWDVINELVAEGTTLLLTTQYLEEADELAEDIIVIDHGKAIAHGTPDQLKRQIGGERLEITLHSKADASAVVQTVDALGMSGYTVDDETHKISIPVTDGTEALFEAVRRLDEASVKPADIGIHRPTLDDVFMRLTGHAAEESEDEETKA is encoded by the coding sequence ATGACAGACGCGATCATCGCTCGCGGCCTCGTGAAGACCTACGGGTCGGTCAAGGCCGTCGACGATCTGGATGTGGTGGTTCCCGAGGGGACCGTCATGGGGCTCCTGGGGCCCAACGGTGCCGGGAAGACCACCACGGTGCGCATGCTCACCACGCTCATCGCGCCCAATGAGGGCGAGATAACCATCAAGGGCATCGACGTGGTGGCCAAACCCAACAAGGTCCGCGAGATCATCGGGGTGTCGGGGCAGTATGCCGCCGTCGACGAGAACCTCACCGGTTACGAGAACCTGGAGATGGTGGGGCGGCTCTACCACCTGGGCAAGGCCAAGGCCCGCAAACGGGCCCACGAACTGCTGGAGCGTTTCGACCTGACCGAGGCGGCCAACCGTCCGTCCAAGACGTACTCGGGCGGTATGCGGCGGCGGCTCGACCTGGCCGGTGCCCTGGTCGCCGCTCCCCCGGTGCTGTTCCTGGACGAGCCGACCACGGGGCTGGACCCGCGCAGCCGGGTCGGCATGTGGGACGTCATCAACGAGCTGGTGGCCGAGGGCACCACGCTGCTGCTGACCACCCAGTACCTGGAGGAGGCCGACGAGCTGGCCGAGGACATCATCGTCATCGACCACGGCAAGGCCATCGCGCACGGCACTCCGGACCAGCTGAAGCGCCAGATCGGCGGGGAGCGGCTGGAGATCACGCTGCACTCCAAGGCCGACGCCTCGGCGGTGGTGCAGACCGTCGACGCGCTGGGCATGTCGGGTTACACCGTCGACGACGAGACCCACAAGATCTCGATCCCGGTCACCGACGGCACCGAGGCGCTGTTCGAGGCGGTGCGGCGGTTGGACGAGGCGTCGGTGAAGCCCGCCGACATCGGCATCCACCGACCCACGCTCGACGACGTGTTCATGCGACTGACCGGCCACGCCGCCGAAGAGTCCGAGGACGAGGAGACCAAGGCATGA